In one Neobacillus sp. CF12 genomic region, the following are encoded:
- a CDS encoding DUF1934 domain-containing protein gives MSDPGLPVKISVKTTIDHDETFELRVFGTYLEKGNAAYLRYEETVEEGSVRTIVKMAQDNALILRGGAIKMRLPFELNRKLNGSYEMPFGQFATMTKARRIDYSYENGKGRFDVLYDFSMEGAQASTYQLEIAFQEEKK, from the coding sequence TTGTCAGACCCTGGGTTACCTGTGAAAATTAGTGTGAAAACGACAATTGATCACGATGAGACTTTTGAATTGAGGGTATTTGGTACATACTTGGAAAAAGGAAATGCTGCTTATCTCAGATATGAGGAAACAGTGGAAGAGGGAAGTGTCCGAACGATTGTAAAAATGGCTCAGGATAACGCCTTGATTTTACGCGGCGGTGCCATCAAAATGCGACTGCCATTTGAATTGAATCGGAAATTGAATGGAAGTTATGAAATGCCGTTTGGTCAGTTTGCAACTATGACAAAGGCAAGAAGAATAGATTATTCCTATGAAAATGGTAAAGGCCGCTTTGATGTACTATATGATTTTTCAATGGAAGGTGCTCAGGCAAGTACATATCAGTTAGAAATAGCGTTTCAGGAGGAGAAGAAATGA